catacacagcCCTCATCGCGCTATAGCCGCGCGTGCGACGCAGTAGCGCGCGAGCTATCGATTCCGTTCAAGGCTCTCTCTAGCCGGCGACTCTTTCATATTTCATACGCGCCGGCTGCGGAGGAGATACCCCTGATGTACGGGGAATTCCAGAGGCTCGAGGAGGAAAAACCCCCGCCAGGGTGAGTCGCTCCgtatatacacctatatatactACACGATGAGGGTATAACCGCGCGCGGTCATTCTCGCGatcgaatttcccgcgcttTTTCAAAAGTGCAGCGCAGTAGGTATACCTACATCGTACGAGTGATGTAACGCTCGCGAAACGCTGGACAACGGCGTAGATGACGGGGAGAGGCCATCGTCTCCTGAGGAGGAATATTAACCTAATCCTTTGCGCGCGGAGATGCCCCTTTCTGTATACGTCTGACGCAGTTTGCTATTGTGCAGCCGAGAGAATGGATGAATGGATGATAATAATGCGGCGCGCATTCGAGCGTAATACgtacattttaatatttatataactgAATAATGAAGCAGGAGAGAGAGCCAAAAGGGATGATAATATCAGCTTGGGATTTccactcgctctttctctctgcgcggAGCTTAtgaagatttaaaattttaaaggaGTAAGCATATTACGAGCGCGCCCTCTCCGCCCGAGCTAGAGTTTCACTATTCCATTCTTTTTTGAGCGCAGGTGCTGCGCGCGCTTTTGTGCGAGTTTATCGAAAAACAATGTGCCCCGCAATTTGCGCGAGCTGCAGCCTTGTTATTGCCGGAAATAAAAATCGACTTCCATCTTGTCCTCCCGACGCAGGGCTTTTCCCCTGAACGAATATCATATACATAGGTAGCAGACTTTACAGCTCCGCAGTAAAACTTTCGAGGAGAAATATTTCGATCGTATTTATAGCGCGTGTATTCAAGGAATTCCCCGGGGAGCGAATTACACGAGGACCTTCGCCTAGAGCCATAATCGTTTGTCGGGCGCCAACAAAGATTTCATTAAGCGCAGGTTAACGCAGTGCGCGCAAGCATTGTATATATGGGATGGCCCTGGACCGTTATGTGCAGTAGCGCAGTTAATCCCCCTGGCCTACGCACATACCTGTGCACCCTTGAATTCCCCGAACTTCCAAACTATATACCCACCCCCCTCCCGGCCGCACCTCTCCCTCTGTAAATATATACCCGAGGCTTCTACGAGTCATAACTCTCCCGATGCTCGTTTGCAGAGAAAATCCTGGTCGAGGGAAGGTAATGCTGAAGTCCTGGCGGTCCACACAGCCAACaacgcagcggcagcagcagcagctacggcagcagcagtacaGGGCACGACGAGCCTAGTATCCCAACTCCACGGCCAGCAACAActgcagccgcagcagcagcagcagcagcagcagcagcagccacagcagcagcagcagcagcagcaacagcacaAGGCCAGCACGATGACGTCCCACACGAAGCAGGTCAGCAACAACGGCAACGGCAACGGCGGCTCGAATCCTCAGGGCGATGGAGACTACCAGCTGGTCCAGCACGAGGTGCTGTACTCTATGACCAACCAGTATGAGGTGCTCGAGTTCCTCGGACGTGGTACATTCGGACAGGTGAGCTTTTCTTTCcagtaataatatttcaatcaaAACAACGTTTTTCAACAAGCATCTACGAGAGACGCACATCGAACGAATTTCTCCGTGCACATGTATAGCACAGCTCTCAGGCGCGGCTGGCTCTCGAGCAAGAAACTTATTGGGTCACTCCAAGATTCCCTACTCGGAAACACCTGCTGCGTGTGCTTTTAACGCGAGCCGTCACCGCCTGCCGCGagctttactcctttttttgGAGACGTATTGGCGCTGTATGCGGCCTCCTCGCCTCCTTTCGGGCTCGATTAAACGCggcaaattgaaatttatgaCTCGTTACGGCTTTAGAGCGAGTTTTAttgtcgcgcgcgtgtatgtgctTTGTTTTCGTTTGTCGAGGAAGAAGAATATTGTTCGTCGCGAGGTGAGAACGTACAGGCGCGGATATTTAGCGCGAGTCTTAACAGGAGGTAATGGATTTGTTTTTAGAGACGTAACGGCAGTTTCTGAAACGGATACCGCGATACTTGACGTGACTTACATAAAGAGTATGGATGGACGCGTGTTTGTAATATTCTACGCATTAACAATAACTGAaggaattttaatttaatttatttatttactttatttgTGTTAATGCCTATACGCACTAAGAGGAATTCAatcgaaaatttatttattctttgcaTGCATTTACTATTATTGAGAAGGATATGTatataaaactatttttacTCCACAGGTCGTGAAATGTTGGAAGAAGGGAACAAATGAAATAGTGGCTatcaaaattctaaaaaatcATCCTTCGTATGCTCGGCAAGGTCAGATTGAGGTCAGTATCAATATTCACTCGATTGTCGCCAATCAGAATGGCgttcgcttgcgcgcgcgccaaTTTATTCGTCGCAATCAGCAGCGAAGCAACATTCttaatttttctgcttttctttCAAAATCCTCAGGTCTCCATCCTGTCACGTCTTAGTCAGGAAAATGCGGATGAGTTCAACTTCGTGCGTGCCTACGAATGCTTCCAGCATAAGTCACACACCTGCTTAGTATTCGAGATGCTGGAGCAgaatctttatgattttttaaagcagAACAAATTTTCGCCTCTACCACTCAAGTACATCAGGCCCATTCTCCAACAAGTTCTCACGGCGTtgcttaaactcaaagtaagTTCAAACCCAACAGTATAGTTGGAAGTGTATCTTAGCGAACTTTCTGAgctgaaatatttattcacaaaacgtttatataaaaaattgagTCAGCGTAACTAGAGTCTTGTATAGTGTAAATCAGCTAAAAGCGATTAGTATCACTCTGAAACCAATCGACTACTTTTCAATTTCAACCTAACGAAAAACTCCTTGTTCGAATTACAGCAATTGGGTTTGATCCACGCTGACCTTAAGCCAGAAAATATCATGCTCGTGGACCCCGTACGCCAACCATACCGCGTCAAGGTCATAGATTTCGGTTCGGCCTCGCACGTTTCCAAGGCCGTCTGTAATACGTACCTGCAATCGCGTTACTACCGCGCGCCCGAGATCATTCTCGGACTGCCATTCTGCGAGGCTATTGATATGTGGTCACTCGGCTGCGTCGTCGCCGAGCTCTTTCTCGGCTGGCCGCTCTACCCCGGCAGTTCTGAGTATGACCAGATTCGATACATCAGCCAGACCCAAGGCCTACCCACTGAGCACATGCTCAACAACGCCAGCAAGACGACCAAATTTTTCTACAGGGATATTGACAGTCAGtacttttctatttttcttatgtcaAGTATATTCGGTTTGCTAGCACTCTTATATAACCGTTCTTGAAACCGTTTTTTAGGTACGTACCCTTTCTGGCGACTAAAAACACCCGAGGAACATGAAGCAGAAACGAGTATTAAATCTAAAGAAGCGAGAAAGTACATCTTCAATTGCCTCGACGATATTGGACAGGTTAATGTACCGACGGACTTGGAAGGGGGTCAACTTTTGGCCGAGAAAGCCGACAGAAGAGAATTCATTGATCTTCTCAAGAGGATGCTGACGATGGACCAGGTAGTAATATCTAATCTACTTCTAGAATGGGATTCAATACGGTCGCcttaaaaattgatttgatTTACATTTGTgcttacaaatttatttttaggagCGCCGAATAACACCTGGAGAGGCTTTGAATCATGCGTTCGTGACACTAGCGCATTTGGTTGATTATGCACACTGCAATAACGTTAAGGCATCCGTGCAAATGATGGAGGTGTGCCGACGGGCGGGCGACTTTACGGCGAGTCCGGCTCACCACCAGGCTCCGCCGGCGCCCCAGCCGCCGCCACCGACATCGCTTGTTGCTAACTTTGTACCAACAACTAACGGTAGCGCAGTTACGCTCACCTTTAACAACCAAGTGCAAAGGCTGGTCCGCGAGCACCGTACCGCTCAGTCGGGTTACGACAATTTGGTACGGCGATACAATCCATTACCggaaaataattcattttctatTGAGGATGGTTGTTTATACCCAAATACTTTGCAGTACCAAATATACAGCAACAGTAGTCGAAGAGCTAATCAGTACAGCAGTTCGTCCAATGGTTCAAATAGTGGTAGAAGCGCGGTACATGATTTCCCGCATCAACTGGTACCTGGCATTCTTTGTCCGCCTCCTGGTTATCAAACAATGCCAAGCCCAGCCAAGCACGTTGTTGTTGCACAGGTAAGTTCGATTTTGAAGGTTTTTCTAATATCTTGCCGCTGTTACTAAGCGAAAAAATATATGCTTATACTTCGAAACTTCTTATTTTTAGCCCCCGCAAGCTCAACAGGCTCCCCTGCAGATTCAGCCATCTATTATTTCACAGCAAGCCGttgcagcagctgctgctgcagcgcaacAGCAATACGCCGTACCTGTATCTATGGTAGAAACTGGACGTCAAATGTTATTAACGGTGAGTTCATCTTATACAAAAGATATTAATGCTTGATCACTTTTATCAAATTGAACGTCTAATTAATCGTGACGATTTTTACTTGAAAAAGAATGCTGTGCAAACGTCTTGGCCTGGCGGAAGTAGACAAATGGCTGCAATTGTACCATCGTGGCAGCAGTTGCCTCCTCAGCATGCTGCAATCCAACAACCTCTTTTGAGCGATGCTGGAGACTGGGGCAGACCTTTGATAGTAGACAGTTCTGCAATTTTACAGGTATAATTTTGTTCATTCTTTATTTATCTTCAAAGTTTAGTAAAAAGATATttgtcttttttatttaagtatttaaattcattttattttatgcatCGAAAAAGAAGCGAAAGCAATGTTTATTAGTACTAAAGAATAGATTTCACATTGACGCGCTTTCTTATTAATGATAAACAACTGTTATCAATGCTTGAGCGTcatataaaatcaataaaaagaaTGTCTGAGCATCGCAATAAATATTATCATTCGCCGACATTAAAACAAGAATCATAAAGGATTTTTTCAATGTTAAATATTAGCATTGCGATTGCGCGTGGACTTTGTTCTCATTTATTATTCAAGAATGCTAGCAGGCGCCAATGACAGCTTTTTGTGATAATTTTCGACGCACTTTCCTGttccgaaatattttttacgacATTGCACTGCTTGTTCAGCAGacaatttgttttaaaaaaatcgtgCAAAAacttgtcaaaaaaaagaatatcatTTATATCATCATACACCCCTACACACGTGTCTAATCTCCGCTAATTTTGGGGAAGGATCAGAGGCCGGTATTTCCAGTCACGGAGGTATACAACACGAGTGCCCTGGTGGATCACGCGCCTCCGCAGAACTGGGGAAAGCGCAGCGTAAGCAAGCACCATCAGCACCATCTAAGCGTACCGCAGCAGTCCCAGCACCGCACCCACGAGCACaaaaaagagcagcagcagttgagCCCGGTGAAGAAACGCGTCAAGGAGAGCACACCGCCGAGCAATGTGCGCCGTCAGCAACAGCAACACTCGCCGCCGCCAGTACAGGCCTCCTCGTCCTCGGCCTGGCAAACGCAGCCAATTTCGCAGTCCTCCTTGTCGTTGTCGCATCATCATTCAACGACCAAACACCATCAGCAccagcagccgcagcagcaacagcagcagcagcagcccgagCACCAGCAGGTCTCCTATGTTAGGCAGCAGACCATTACGATACACGACACGCCATCGCCTGCCGTGTCAGTCATTACCATCAGCGACAGCGAGGACGAGACGCCCGGAAAATGGTTAGTAATTTGTTTACGTATAGACATCGATGAAAGTCTCTTAGCATACAGATTCTGTCTTACCTTGAGAAATATTTGCGTCGGTGATAGAATCTGGGAAACAgcatttttattgaattctTGTACCATTTGAGTTTTTCGAAGAGACAGGCTCGTTAAGTACCGGAAGAAgtataaaaatcaaagctcCAAAGTCCCTGACCACATTTTATTACAAGTAGTATAGTGAAGGGAATGCGCATTATGCAGCGCAATGATCTCACGAGTAAATGGAGAGAACGGAGAGTATGTGCACTAGTATCAGGGGACGCATTACATTTACGTTCAATTTTCTGATttcgattattattaattttattaaaatttattactttacTTCAAGACTTTAGAACCGTTTCTGTGAAGGTTATTGCAATAAAGGTGggctgtaaaaaaaaattaaaaaatgactgACAAGTAAATATGCCTCATTTATCGATATCCATGatctttttttatcaattaaaaagttgattaattgaattttgactttgtttttacattaatttaatcttaaaaaacctttcaatttattttctacaacATTCTTCCAAAACGCGGAAAACAACAACCAACGCAAGCTTTCAAATCCTCTGCATAAAATCACGATAAAttaataatctaataaaaattactaacAGTctcgattttcatttttattgaacGTACTATTTTAGTGTAGCCGTTAGAGAAGGCTCAAATTATGAGCGATAGATGACACATTAATGCATAGATTATATTAGCTGTAATAATTCGAGCAGCCCTAGAATCATACTTAAATGTCATTAACAGCTGTGGAGATCGTCAGTGCGGAGCTTGTCAAAGTTTGGCACCTCGCCTGTCTGGCGATGGACGTCCTATCCGTGAGGAGGTCATACGAAGGTATATTTATAAAGAAACGAAATACACATTGCTAATTAAGAAGAGACTATATTgccaatatttttaagaatattattgcaaaaaattatttgtgtaATCTTCATcgtaaaaatagaaaagataTAGTCTCGTCTTCACTTTGGAAAACTAATAAGTGGGTTGTGATGTGAATACGTGCAGATTTGATCAGAATTTTTACACTCACGCGCCTTGGGTAACCCTATGACAATATGCTGCTATCATCGCTGTATCGAAAATAGCGCATGTGTATTTCGTGTTGTTTTATACTACACGGACCTTTGACTCATTGGAAAGATGGACACCTTATTTTCAGGGATCTTCTATATtctaattaattaaaatcggGTTCATGCTGGAATTTGGTTGTGGAACTTGAAGTGAGAGCTAATCCTTTAGACAACTAACAACCACCTAAAAACACAGTGCAATAGCAATTCAAAGCTTAATTGGCCTGCATTCATTTCATCAAAATAAGTCTTGATTGCGTTGCTGTTTGATTCGAAAGTGGTTGCTGCGCAATATTAATAACTTCAAATCATAGCTTCGTTCTCGTGTTCATATACGTGATCTCACATTATAGCACACAGTCGAATTCTCGCGTGGTGCACAGtactcagcagcagcaaccccAGCAACAGCAGGTGCAACCGGCTCACTCAACCAGCCATTCGCAGACAAACGGACACAGCGGCAGTACACAACGGTCTCATCGTAAAAACGTTATAAACTGCGTAACGGTTGCCGACAGCGATGGTGAGGCCAGCCCTGGCAACAGGTCACACCCGACTCACCTGTATCAACAGATACCCCAGCACCAACAACATCCACAAACGACGCAGCACATCAAGCATGAACCGCAGCCACAACACCATATCAAGTGAGTtatctcttcttttttattcagAACGATATTTTCATGTTGTCTTTGAGTCTCTATTAACAGTTTTGGTATTTATCTTTTAGTTCTGGCTACTCTTCTCAATCGCAAAAGAAGCGTCTGTTGGCTAAAGTGCAGTCGGAGTGTAATATGATAAACGTACCAACGAAACCGGAACCTGGTGTTGAGTATTTGGCACCTCACCCCTGTCATGCAGCGGCCTGCAAAGAGCCACCTTCGTACCAGGTACGCGAGGAGGTTAACCTTTGTTTCTTTGACTGAAATGTACTAATCACGTCTAGGGCTTTGAGAAAATACAGCCTAAAACCAGTTGCTTAATTTAcctattaattttattatcattaaaggaaaaaaaagcgcAGGAGTGAGCGTAAAAGTGTATTATATGTTACACTTATGATTGACTTGTTTACTGTATAGTGTGTTTTTTAGCTTAACAAATGTTTGAGCATTTGAACTTTTCAGAAATAACCTCTTCGAATGGCTTGTACATTTTCTTGTAACCTAAGACATGTGTTAGTAATTTCGATTGGTCAATATTTTTCTAGGATGACGGctatgatatgcgtgactACTTCTTGCAGTATGTAACAACGAGCAGTGCACAGCCGCATCTACTCGAGCAACATATAGTTTATACAACCGGGGCTGACAAACGGGTCTCGTGGCCCAGTAAGCGAGCTGAGTACAAGCATGAGTATGTGCAACCGCCAGCGGCCCACTCGCGAGACCATCAAAAGTGGGCGGTCGCTAATCCTGTGCATCAGTACAGGTAATATCACGCCCTTATATGTTACCTACACATTAGTCGCTTTGTAAAATCAACGAAGTCATGAAGGACGTGATctggaaatattttatgataataaaattaatgtgCACATAAAGTGCTTCaagactttttttttaattttcgataTATCAAGTAATGTTTGAAAGAGTTTACAAATGTTGTGAAACATTGCTTGTAGATGAATTGGCACAAGAGcaaatgataatgaaaattgaacattttt
The sequence above is a segment of the Nasonia vitripennis strain AsymCx chromosome 3, Nvit_psr_1.1, whole genome shotgun sequence genome. Coding sequences within it:
- the LOC100116338 gene encoding homeodomain-interacting protein kinase 2 isoform X21 codes for the protein MCDMFIQTQQTSSVNSSSSSSGSGNNTAHHHSKKRKLEYDIGQPVIQHALVQSSSDYQLDSNPALQRYSVSNNNGTAFGTLQNNGLQKQSPNQQTLVRASTIKLLDTYQRCGQKVNYENRKSWSREGNAEVLAVHTANNAAAAAAATAAAVQGTTSLVSQLHGQQQLQPQQQQQQQQQQPQQQQQQQQQHKASTMTSHTKQVSNNGNGNGGSNPQGDGDYQLVQHEVLYSMTNQYEVLEFLGRGTFGQVVKCWKKGTNEIVAIKILKNHPSYARQGQIEVSILSRLSQENADEFNFVRAYECFQHKSHTCLVFEMLEQNLYDFLKQNKFSPLPLKYIRPILQQVLTALLKLKQLGLIHADLKPENIMLVDPVRQPYRVKVIDFGSASHVSKAVCNTYLQSRYYRAPEIILGLPFCEAIDMWSLGCVVAELFLGWPLYPGSSEYDQIRYISQTQGLPTEHMLNNASKTTKFFYRDIDSTYPFWRLKTPEEHEAETSIKSKEARKYIFNCLDDIGQVNVPTDLEGGQLLAEKADRREFIDLLKRMLTMDQERRITPGEALNHAFVTLAHLVDYAHCNNVKASVQMMEVCRRAGDFTASPAHHQAPPAPQPPPPTSLVANFVPTTNGSAVTLTFNNQVQRLVREHRTAQSGYDNLYQIYSNSSRRANQYSSSSNGSNSGRSAVHDFPHQLVPGILCPPPGYQTMPSPAKHVVVAQPPQAQQAPLQIQPSIISQQAVAAAAAAAQQQYAVPVSMVETGRQMLLTNAVQTSWPGGSRQMAAIVPSWQQLPPQHAAIQQPLLSDAGDWGRPLIVDSSAILQDQRPVFPVTEVYNTSALVDHAPPQNWGKRSVSKHHQHHLSVPQQSQHRTHEHKKEQQQLSPVKKRVKESTPPSNVRRQQQQHSPPPVQASSSSAWQTQPISQSSLSLSHHHSTTKHHQHQQPQQQQQQQQPEHQQVSYVRQQTITIHDTPSPAVSVITISDSEDETPGKCTQSNSRVVHSTQQQQPQQQQVQPAHSTSHSQTNGHSGSTQRSHRKNVINCVTVADSDGEASPGNRSHPTHLYQQIPQHQQHPQTTQHIKHEPQPQHHINSGYSSQSQKKRLLAKVQSECNMINVPTKPEPGVEYLAPHPCHAAACKEPPSYQDDGYDMRDYFLQYVTTSSAQPHLLEQHIVYTTGADKRVSWPSKRAEYKHEYVQPPAAHSRDHQKWAVANPVHQYRQSQVVGTTGTVQPSGGVQHGQHLSPVGSSVAVGVGGGGSGSGPNNGSGVSGGGGVVQTSGGGRSPAGGGGPPVIAGAQHLGQPLYQEYAHAVRPRAHPVPPPVYVTAAPSQPPQQQQLPTYQGFTPGWVPRHLVDACTSSPLTLYDSSRALPPPAHHSSARPLLASHAAHPLPAHMQPTAVYGLAPLSPAKHQYQSGLWFTE
- the LOC100116338 gene encoding homeodomain-interacting protein kinase 2 isoform X1, yielding MCDMFIQTQQTSSVNSSSSSSGSGNNTAHHHSKKRKLEYDIGQPVIQHALVQSSSDYQLDSNPALQRYSVSNNNGTAFGTLQNNGLQKQSPNQQTLVRASTIKLLDTYQRCGQKVNYENRKSWSREGNAEVLAVHTANNAAAAAAATAAAVQGTTSLVSQLHGQQQLQPQQQQQQQQQQPQQQQQQQQQHKASTMTSHTKQVSNNGNGNGGSNPQGDGDYQLVQHEVLYSMTNQYEVLEFLGRGTFGQVVKCWKKGTNEIVAIKILKNHPSYARQGQIEVSILSRLSQENADEFNFVRAYECFQHKSHTCLVFEMLEQNLYDFLKQNKFSPLPLKYIRPILQQVLTALLKLKQLGLIHADLKPENIMLVDPVRQPYRVKVIDFGSASHVSKAVCNTYLQSRYYRAPEIILGLPFCEAIDMWSLGCVVAELFLGWPLYPGSSEYDQIRYISQTQGLPTEHMLNNASKTTKFFYRDIDSTYPFWRLKTPEEHEAETSIKSKEARKYIFNCLDDIGQVNVPTDLEGGQLLAEKADRREFIDLLKRMLTMDQVERRITPGEALNHAFVTLAHLVDYAHCNNVKASVQMMEVCRRAGDFTASPAHHQAPPAPQPPPPTSLVANFVPTTNGSAVTLTFNNQVQRLVREHRTAQSGYDNLVRRYNPLPENNSFSIEDGCLYPNTLQYQIYSNSSRRANQYSSSSNGSNSGRSAVHDFPHQLVPGILCPPPGYQTMPSPAKHVVVAQPPQAQQAPLQIQPSIISQQAVAAAAAAAQQQYAVPVSMVETGRQMLLTNAVQTSWPGGSRQMAAIVPSWQQLPPQHAAIQQPLLSDAGDWGRPLIVDSSAILQDQRPVFPVTEVYNTSALVDHAPPQNWGKRSVSKHHQHHLSVPQQSQHRTHEHKKEQQQLSPVKKRVKESTPPSNVRRQQQQHSPPPVQASSSSAWQTQPISQSSLSLSHHHSTTKHHQHQQPQQQQQQQQPEHQQVSYVRQQTITIHDTPSPAVSVITISDSEDETPGKCCGDRQCGACQSLAPRLSGDGRPIREEVIRSTQSNSRVVHSTQQQQPQQQQVQPAHSTSHSQTNGHSGSTQRSHRKNVINCVTVADSDGEASPGNRSHPTHLYQQIPQHQQHPQTTQHIKHEPQPQHHINSGYSSQSQKKRLLAKVQSECNMINVPTKPEPGVEYLAPHPCHAAACKEPPSYQDDGYDMRDYFLQYVTTSSAQPHLLEQHIVYTTGADKRVSWPSKRAEYKHEYVQPPAAHSRDHQKWAVANPVHQYRQSQVVGTTGTVQPSGGVQHGQHLSPVGSSVAVGVGGGGSGSGPNNGSGVSGGGGVVQTSGGGRSPAGGGGPPVIAGAQHLGQPLYQEYAHAVRPRAHPVPPPVYVTAAPSQPPQQQQLPTYQGFTPGWVPRHLVDACTSSPLTLYDSSRALPPPAHHSSARPLLASHAAHPLPAHMQPTAVYGLAPLSPAKHQYQSGLWFTE
- the LOC100116338 gene encoding homeodomain-interacting protein kinase 2 isoform X5, whose translation is MCDMFIQTQQTSSVNSSSSSSGSGNNTAHHHSKKRKLEYDIGQPVIQHALVQSSSDYQLDSNPALQRYSVSNNNGTAFGTLQNNGLQKQSPNQQTLVRASTIKLLDTYQRCGQKVNYENRKSWSREGNAEVLAVHTANNAAAAAAATAAAVQGTTSLVSQLHGQQQLQPQQQQQQQQQQPQQQQQQQQQHKASTMTSHTKQVSNNGNGNGGSNPQGDGDYQLVQHEVLYSMTNQYEVLEFLGRGTFGQVVKCWKKGTNEIVAIKILKNHPSYARQGQIEVSILSRLSQENADEFNFVRAYECFQHKSHTCLVFEMLEQNLYDFLKQNKFSPLPLKYIRPILQQVLTALLKLKQLGLIHADLKPENIMLVDPVRQPYRVKVIDFGSASHVSKAVCNTYLQSRYYRAPEIILGLPFCEAIDMWSLGCVVAELFLGWPLYPGSSEYDQIRYISQTQGLPTEHMLNNASKTTKFFYRDIDSTYPFWRLKTPEEHEAETSIKSKEARKYIFNCLDDIGQVNVPTDLEGGQLLAEKADRREFIDLLKRMLTMDQVERRITPGEALNHAFVTLAHLVDYAHCNNVKASVQMMEVCRRAGDFTASPAHHQAPPAPQPPPPTSLVANFVPTTNGSAVTLTFNNQVQRLVREHRTAQSGYDNLVRRYNPLPENNSFSIEDGCLYPNTLQYQIYSNSSRRANQYSSSSNGSNSGRSAVHDFPHQLVPGILCPPPGYQTMPSPAKHVVVAQPPQAQQAPLQIQPSIISQQAVAAAAAAAQQQYAVPVSMVETGRQMLLTNAVQTSWPGGSRQMAAIVPSWQQLPPQHAAIQQPLLSDAGDWGRPLIVDSSAILQDQRPVFPVTEVYNTSALVDHAPPQNWGKRSVSKHHQHHLSVPQQSQHRTHEHKKEQQQLSPVKKRVKESTPPSNVRRQQQQHSPPPVQASSSSAWQTQPISQSSLSLSHHHSTTKHHQHQQPQQQQQQQQPEHQQVSYVRQQTITIHDTPSPAVSVITISDSEDETPGKCCGDRQCGACQSLAPRLSGDGRPIREEVIRSTQSNSRVVHSTQQQQPQQQQVQPAHSTSHSQTNGHSGSTQRSHRKNVINCVTVADSDGEASPGNRSHPTHLYQQIPQHQQHPQTTQHIKHEPQPQHHINSGYSSQSQKKRLLAKVQSECNMINVPTKPEPGVEYLAPHPCHAAACKEPPSYQDDGYDMRDYFLQYVTTSSAQPHLLEQHIVYTTGADKRVSWPSKRAEYKHEYVQPPAAHSRDHQKWAVANPVHQYRQSQVVGTTGTVQPSGGVQHGQHLSPVGSSVAVGVGGGGSGSGPNNGSGVSGGGGVVQTSGGGRSPAGGGGPPVIAGAQHLGQPLYQEYAHAVRPRAHPVPPPVYVTAAPSQPPQQQQLPTYQGFTPGWVPRHLVDACTRALPPPAHHSSARPLLASHAAHPLPAHMQPTAVYGLAPLSPAKHQYQSGLWFTE
- the LOC100116338 gene encoding homeodomain-interacting protein kinase 2 isoform X6, whose protein sequence is MCDMFIQTQQTSSVNSSSSSSGSGNNTAHHHSKKRKLEYDIGQPVIQHALVQSSSDYQLDSNPALQRYSVSNNNGTAFGTLQNNGLQKQSPNQQTLVRASTIKLLDTYQRCGQKVNYENRKSWSREGNAEVLAVHTANNAAAAAAATAAAVQGTTSLVSQLHGQQQLQPQQQQQQQQQQPQQQQQQQQQHKASTMTSHTKQVSNNGNGNGGSNPQGDGDYQLVQHEVLYSMTNQYEVLEFLGRGTFGQVVKCWKKGTNEIVAIKILKNHPSYARQGQIEVSILSRLSQENADEFNFVRAYECFQHKSHTCLVFEMLEQNLYDFLKQNKFSPLPLKYIRPILQQVLTALLKLKQLGLIHADLKPENIMLVDPVRQPYRVKVIDFGSASHVSKAVCNTYLQSRYYRAPEIILGLPFCEAIDMWSLGCVVAELFLGWPLYPGSSEYDQIRYISQTQGLPTEHMLNNASKTTKFFYRDIDSTYPFWRLKTPEEHEAETSIKSKEARKYIFNCLDDIGQVNVPTDLEGGQLLAEKADRREFIDLLKRMLTMDQVERRITPGEALNHAFVTLAHLVDYAHCNNVKASVQMMEVCRRAGDFTASPAHHQAPPAPQPPPPTSLVANFVPTTNGSAVTLTFNNQVQRLVREHRTAQSGYDNLVRRYNPLPENNSFSIEDGCLYPNTLQYQIYSNSSRRANQYSSSSNGSNSGRSAVHDFPHQLVPGILCPPPGYQTMPSPAKHVVVAQPPQAQQAPLQIQPSIISQQAVAAAAAAAQQQYAVPVSMVETGRQMLLTNAVQTSWPGGSRQMAAIVPSWQQLPPQHAAIQQPLLSDAGDWGRPLIVDSSAILQDQRPVFPVTEVYNTSALVDHAPPQNWGKRSVSKHHQHHLSVPQQSQHRTHEHKKEQQQLSPVKKRVKESTPPSNVRRQQQQHSPPPVQASSSSAWQTQPISQSSLSLSHHHSTTKHHQHQQPQQQQQQQQPEHQQVSYVRQQTITIHDTPSPAVSVITISDSEDETPGKCCGDRQCGACQSLAPRLSGDGRPIREEVIRSTQSNSRVVHSTQQQQPQQQQVQPAHSTSHSQTNGHSGSTQRSHRKNVINCVTVADSDGEASPGNRSHPTHLYQQIPQHQQHPQTTQHIKHEPQPQHHINSGYSSQSQKKRLLAKVQSECNMINVPTKPEPGVEYLAPHPCHAAACKEPPSYQDDGYDMRDYFLQYVTTSSAQPHLLEQHIVYTTGADKRVSWPSKRAEYKHEYVQPPAAHSRDHQKWAVANPVHQYRQSQVVGTTGTVQPSGGVQHGQHLSPVGSSVAVGVGGGGSGSGPNNGSGVSGGGGVVQTSGGGRSPAGGGGPPVIAGAQHLGQPLYQEYAHAVRPRAHPVPPPVYVTAAPSQPPQQQQLPTYQGFTPGSSPLTLYDSSRALPPPAHHSSARPLLASHAAHPLPAHMQPTAVYGLAPLSPAKHQYQSGLWFTE